ACCGACCCGAAGTACTCACGGAACAGGTCGCCGTGCTCGCGCAGGGCGGTGTCGGTGTCCAGGAACAGGACGCCCTTCTCCTCCAGGTCCTCGCGGATCTGGTGGTAGACGACCTCGGACTCGTACTGCGCGGCGACGCCGGCGACGAGCCGCTGCTTCTCGGCCTCCGGGATGCCGAGACGGTCGTAGGTGTTGCGGATGTCCTCCGGCAGGTCCTCCCAGCTGGTGGCCTGCTTCTCCGTCGACTTCACGAAGTACTTGATGTTGTCGAAGTCGATGTCCGACAGGTCCGCGCCCCAGTGGGGCATCGGCTTCTTGCCGAAGAGACGCAGCGCCTTCAGGCGCTGGTCCAGCATCCACTCGGGCTCGTTCTTCCTCTCCGAGATGTCGCGCACGACGGCCTCGGAGAGCCCGCGCCGCGCCGAGGCTCCGGCCTCGTCCCGGTCGGCCCAGCCGTACTCGTACTTGCCCAGGTCCTTCAGGCCCGGGTTGAGCTCCTCGATGTTGGTGCTCATGTCACGTCCTCTCGTCGGCGGTGTGGTCGGTGGGGTCTGGTGGTGCGGGGGTCCTCGGTATGACGAACGGCGGCGCACTCGCTCTTTCTTCCGCACTCGGCGGTGCGGTCCCGAGGGCGCCGATCGGCACGAAGGTGGTGCACACGTGCTCGCCCCCGGCCAGGGTCGCCAGCCGCTGGACGTGCACGTCGAGGATGCGGGCGATGGCCTTGGTCTCGGCCTCGCAGAACTGGGGGAACTCGGTCGCCACCTCGCGCACCGGGCAGTGGCCCTGGCACAGCTGCAGGCCGGCGAGCCCGGTGCCCTCCCCCACGGGGCGGGCCGAGGCGGCATACCCCTCGTGGGAGAGCGCCTTGGCCAGCGCGGCCGTGCGCGTCTGCAGGTCGTCGGTCCCGGCGTCGGCGAGGGCACGGTCGACGGCCACCCGCAGCCGCTGCTCGAGCTGCTCGATCTGCGCCTCGGCGAAGGACTCGACCGCCGCGACCCCGACCCGGTCGGCGAGGTAGTGCAGCGCGGCGTTCGCCACCCCGTCGTAGCTGGTCCGGAACTGCTCCTGCCCCAGGGCGGTGAGGACGTAGGCCCGCGCGGGTCGGCCGCGGCCCCGCCGGCCGGGCACCGGCCCGTCGTGCTCGGCGATGAGCCCGGCCTCGTCGAGGGCGTCGAGGTGGCGGCGGACGGCAGCGGGGGTCAGCCCGAGCTCCTTGGCCAGCGCGCTGGCGGTCACCGGCGCCCGCTCCCCCACGGCGCGACGCACGCGGTCCCGGGTCCGGGACTCGTCGTGCACCTCCGCCATGGCGTCGGGCACCTGCGTGATATTCACCATGTCAGTGTGACGTATTCGCGCGCCGGGTGCCAAGGTAGGGCACCCTCACCCTCGGCGGCGTCCCCGGTCAGTCCGACCAGCGCAGGAGCCGGCGCGCGGACCACCCCGCGAGCAGACCCCAGAGCAGCAGGACCACGAGCGCGCGGAGGTTCCAGGCGCCCAGCACGAAGGCGTCGCGCAGGGCGTCCCCGAGGGCCGCGGTCGGGAGCAGGGAGAGCACGGCCCCGCCCGGGAGGACGGCCGCCGGGAGGACGGTCCCGCCGAACCCGGCCAGCAGCACCCACACCAGGTTGGCCAGCGCGAGGACCGCCTCGGCCCGCAGCGCCCCGCCCAGGCAGGCGGCGAGCGACACCAGGGCCAGCGCGCCCAGGACGACGGCGACCACCGCCGGCAGCAGACCGGCCACGTCCGGGCGCCAGCCGAGGGCGCCCGCGACCACACCGATGAGCAGGAGCTGCACGGCCAGCACCAGGAGGACGGCCGTCGTCTTCGCGAGGAGCAGGCCACCGCGGCCGAGCGGGGTCGTGCCCAGCAGCCGCAGGACGCCCCAGCGGCGCTCGAACCCCAGCAGGATGGCCTGGCCGGTGAAGGCGGTGGACAGCACGGTGAGGGCGAGGACCCCGGGGGCGAGGACGTCGATGCGGGCGGCGTCGGACCACCGTCCGACCGCCAGCTGGGGGGCGCTCACGAGGCTGAGCGCGACGAGGGCGAGCACGGGGAGCACGACCGAGACCAGCAGCTGCTCGCCGTGGCGCAGCAGCCCGAGCGCCTCGAACCTCGCCTGCGCCAGGACCCGACGGGCGGGGGGTGCCTCGTGCCGCGGGGCGGCCGCGCCGGCGGCCGTCACCGGGACACCCCGTCGGTCAGCGCGAAGTAGGCCTCCTCGAGGCCCGCGGCCCCGGCACCGGAGCAGACCTCGTCGACGCTGCCCGCGGCCGCCACCCGGCCGTCGACGACGACCGCGACCCGGTCGGCCAGCCGCTCGGCCTCCTCGAACGAGTGCGTCGTCACCACCGTGGCGGTCCCGTGCGCGGCCACCTCGCGCAGCAGCACGTGCACCTCGCGGCGCGCGTGGGTCCAGGCCGGCGGTGGGCTCGTCGAGGAAGACGACCTCCGGCGCCCCCACCAGCGCGGCGGCGAGGGCGACCCGCTGCCGCTGGCCCCCGGAGAGCCGGCGGACCGTGGTGCGCTCGAACGCCGGGATGCCGAGACGTCCGGCCAGCTCCCCGACGTCGACCGGCCGGGAGTACAGCCGGGCCAGGTGCGGCAGGAGCGCGCGCGGCGTGACCGCCTGCGGCAGCCCGCCGTCCTGCAGCATGACGCCCACGCGGTCCCGGTGGGCGGCCCCCGCGCCGTAGGGGCGCTGCCCGAGCACCCGCGCCTCCCCCGAGTCCGGCGGCTGCAGGCCGACGGCGATCTCGACGGCGGTCGTCTTGCCGGCCCCGTTGGGGCCCAGGACGCAGGTGACCTCACCGTGGCGGGCCGACAGCGTCAGCCCCCGCAGCGCGGTGGTCGCCCCGAAGCTGCGGGTCAGGTCGCGCAGCTGGACGGCGTCCGGGCGGGCCTCGCCCTCGCTCACCGCTGCCGCTCGCGCTCGCGCGCCGCCGCCACGTCCTGCCCGGCGTCCTCGACGCGGGCGGGGGCGGGGGCGCTGACGGCATACATCGTGTGGACGGTCATCGCCGTCACCGCGATGAGGGTCGCCGCGCCGACCAGGTGCAGGGCCACCGCGGCCACCGGCAGCCCGGTGAAGAACTGGTAGTAGCCGACGGCACCCTGGGCCAGCAGGACGGCCGAGAGCACGAGCAGCATCCGGCGCACGACCCGCGGCCACCCCAGGGTGGAGGCGCTCACCAGGGCGGCACCGGTGGTCAGCACGAGGACGTAGACCGGGACGACGTGGGCCCTCGTCACGAGGTAGGCGTCGAAGGTGTGCCGCGCCACCTCGCCGGAGTCCCCGGAGTGCGGGCCGGTGCCGGTGACGAGGGTGCCGAGGTAGACGGCGAGGGCGGCGCTCACCGCGATGACGGCGGCGAGCGCGCGGATGGCCCGGCGCCCGGTGCGGACCTGGCCGGGACGCTGCGCCCGGGCCGCCCGGGGCAGGCTCGCCCGACGGCTCCGCACGACCAGCAGGGACCCCAGCGCGATGAGCACCCCCGAGACCAGGAAGTGGACCCCGACGACCCAGGGGTTGAGCCCGGTGAGGACGGTGACGCCACCGAGGACCGCCTGCAGCGGGATGCCCAGCCCCATGAGCAGGGCGAGGACGAACAGGTCGCGGTGCTCGCGCCGGAGCCGCCAGACGGCCAGGAAGGTGAGGATCGCGATGGCGGCCAGGAGGAAGGTCAGGACGCGGTTGCCGAACTCGATGACGCCGTGCACCCCCATCTCCGGCGTGTTGGTCCACGACGCGTCCGTGCAGCGGGGCCACGTGGGGCAGCCCAGCCCGCTGCCGGTGAGGCGCACCAGACCTCCGGTGAGGACCAGCAGGGAGTTGGCCAGCAGCGAGGCGAGCGCCATGACGCGGAGCCACCGGCCGGGACTGCGCGGCAGCAACCGCCCCACCAGGGACGGCGCAGCCGGGGCCGGCGCCGGGTCGCGGTCGAGGGACGCCGTCATGACAGCGGGAGGTGCAGCAGCGGGTCGACCGCGACCGCGAGGAACAG
This genomic window from Serinicoccus chungangensis contains:
- a CDS encoding helix-turn-helix transcriptional regulator, which gives rise to MVNITQVPDAMAEVHDESRTRDRVRRAVGERAPVTASALAKELGLTPAAVRRHLDALDEAGLIAEHDGPVPGRRGRGRPARAYVLTALGQEQFRTSYDGVANAALHYLADRVGVAAVESFAEAQIEQLEQRLRVAVDRALADAGTDDLQTRTAALAKALSHEGYAASARPVGEGTGLAGLQLCQGHCPVREVATEFPQFCEAETKAIARILDVHVQRLATLAGGEHVCTTFVPIGALGTAPPSAEERASAPPFVIPRTPAPPDPTDHTADERT
- a CDS encoding ATP-binding cassette domain-containing protein encodes the protein MSEGEARPDAVQLRDLTRSFGATTALRGLTLSARHGEVTCVLGPNGAGKTTAVEIAVGLQPPDSGEARVLGQRPYGAGAAHRDRVGVMLQDGGLPQAVTPRALLPHLARLYSRPVDVGELAGRLGIPAFERTTVRRLSGGQRQRVALAAALVGAPEVVFLDEPTAGLDPRAPRGARAAARGGRARDRHGGDDALVRGGRAAGRPGRGRRRRPGGGRGQRRRGLLRCRGRGPRGGLLRADRRGVPVTAAGAAAPRHEAPPARRVLAQARFEALGLLRHGEQLLVSVVLPVLALVALSLVSAPQLAVGRWSDAARIDVLAPGVLALTVLSTAFTGQAILLGFERRWGVLRLLGTTPLGRGGLLLAKTTAVLLVLAVQLLLIGVVAGALGWRPDVAGLLPAVVAVVLGALALVSLAACLGGALRAEAVLALANLVWVLLAGFGGTVLPAAVLPGGAVLSLLPTAALGDALRDAFVLGAWNLRALVVLLLWGLLAGWSARRLLRWSD
- a CDS encoding COX15/CtaA family protein; this translates as MTASLDRDPAPAPAAPSLVGRLLPRSPGRWLRVMALASLLANSLLVLTGGLVRLTGSGLGCPTWPRCTDASWTNTPEMGVHGVIEFGNRVLTFLLAAIAILTFLAVWRLRREHRDLFVLALLMGLGIPLQAVLGGVTVLTGLNPWVVGVHFLVSGVLIALGSLLVVRSRRASLPRAARAQRPGQVRTGRRAIRALAAVIAVSAALAVYLGTLVTGTGPHSGDSGEVARHTFDAYLVTRAHVVPVYVLVLTTGAALVSASTLGWPRVVRRMLLVLSAVLLAQGAVGYYQFFTGLPVAAVALHLVGAATLIAVTAMTVHTMYAVSAPAPARVEDAGQDVAAARERERQR